AGGACGTACAGGTCCGCCACGTTGAAGTCCGGGTCGTACGCGGGCTCGCCGCACACCCACGCGCCCAGCCGCAGGTAGCCGCGCAGCAGCGCCGGCACCGGCGTACGGCCCTGCCGGGCCACGCCCTCCGCCGACCACGGGCGCAGCGGCGCCACCCGGTACTCCTGCGGGGCGAGGTGCTTGGCCGACACCGCGTCCCACACGCCCGCGGCGGTGGCCCCGCCGTCGGCCAGCGGCACCGAGCAGCAGCCCGCCAGCCAGGCGTTGCCGGTGGCCGTCATGTAGCGGGCGATGCCGCCCCACATCAGGTTGATCACCGCGCCGTTGCCGCGGTGCGGCTCGGCGATGCAGGACCGGCCGACCTCCACCATGCCGTCCCGCAGCCCGCCGAGCCGGGCCAGGTCGAACTCGGTGTCCGAGTACAACCGGCCCGCGCGGCGCGCCTGTTCGGGACGGAGCAGCCGGTACGTGCCGACCACCTCGCCGCTGGGCTGCTCGCGCACCAGCAGGTGGTCGCAGAACTCGTCGAACGGGTCCGCGTCCAGGCCGGGCAGCGGCGAGTTCAGCACCGCGCCCATCTCGTCCGCGAACACCTGGTGGCGCAGCCGCTGGGCGGCCCGCACGTCCTCCGCGGTGCGCGCGAACGCCAGTTGGTAGGACGGCTGTTGATCGGCGGCAGCGGTGGCACGACCGCGGGCCGAGGAGGACTGGGCGGGGCGGGCGGGGGCGGTGGTCATGGCGGACTCTCCGGGATCTCGGGGCGCGATACGGTGGGCGACGGACAGCACGGGACGACACGCAACGACACGAGCGCTCGTGTCGATCCGCCGGTCGGGCGGAGCGGCCACGGGCGGCACCCGTATGTCTCCCCTGCGCGCCTGGCCCCAAGGTGGACGGCCGACGGAGACCAGATGTGCACATGCTGAATGGCCGGTTCGGCATCCGGAGCAGCCCTTTCGCCCCGCCACGAGGGGCCCGAGCTCAGCCGGACCGACGCCCGATCCGGACTCTCCTTGGTCACCCGACGGACGCAGGCTCTTCGCCCGTGGGCCACCCCGCTCTGCCAGCGTTCCCGACATGCCGAACACGGGCGCGAACGCCTACCCGAGCCGGTACCGGTGGCTCGGACTCCTGGGCTCGCTCGCGCTCGCCGGCGGCGGACTCACCTCCGGTGCGCTGCCCGCCGCCGACACCGGCCCCACCCTGCGCGCCTCCGGCGGCGCCGGCACCGTGCTGGTGTTCGCCGGGCTGGCGGTGCTGACCGCCGCCTGGTTGCTCCTCGGCCGCCCCGCCGACGGCCAACCTCCGCCCCGCGCCCGCTGGTTGGCCGCGACCCTGGCCTGGTGGGCGGCCCCGCTGCTGCTCCTGCCGCCGCTGTTCAGTCGCGACGTCTACAGCTACCTCGCCCAAGGCGCCCTGTTGGAAAGCGGATTCGACGTCTACACCGTCGGCCCCGCCGCGCTCGGCGGCGCCGTCGCCCAGCAGGTGCCGCACGTCTGGCAGGACACCCCCGCCCCGTACGGCCCCGGCTTCATGCTGCTCGCCCGCGCCACCGCCCCGCTCGCCGAACACCCGTACGCCGGAACGCTGTTGCTGCGCTTGACCGCCGTCCTTGCGGTCGCCGCGCTGGCCGCCCTGCTGGTCGCCCTGGCCCGTGCCATCGGAGCCGACCCGGCCGCCGCGCTGCGCCTCGGCGCGCTCAACCCACTGGTCCTGCTGCACCTGATAGCGGGCGCGCACAACGACGCCCCGCCGCTCGCCCTGATGCTCGGCGGCCTGCTCGCCGCCGCCCGCCGCCGCCCGCTGCTGGCCGCCGCCCTGGTCACCGCCGCCGCCCTGGTCAAGGCGCCCGCACTGCTCGCGCTGCCCGCCGTCTGGTGGCTGGTCGCCCACGATCGGGCCGGGCCGCGCCGCCTGCGTGCCGCCGGCCAGGTCCTGGCTGCGGCTGCCGTCACCACGGCCGCCGTCACCGCCGCGGCCGGCACCGGCTACGGCTGGATCACCGCCCTCACCACCCCGGCCACCGCCACCAGTTGGTCCCTCACCAGCAGCTTCGGTCGGACGCTCGCCGACCTCACCGGCGCCGCCCCCGCCGCTACCGTGACCACCGTCCGCCTGCTCGGCCTGGCCCTCGCCGCCGCGACGATCCTGCTGCTCGCCCTACGGGTCGGCCGCGCCGAACACGACCCGCTGGCCGCGCTGGCGCTCGGATTCGGCGCCCTGGTCGCCCTCGGACCGGCGTTCCGCCCCTGGTACGCGCTGTGGTGTCTCGTCCCCGCGGCCCTCGCCGCACGCACCCCGAACGCCCGCCGACTCGCCGAACTCGCCTGTCTCATAATGGCGTTCACCGTTATGCCGGACGGATTCGGGCCCGACTCCGCCGAGTTGGTGCTCACCGCAGGCG
The DNA window shown above is from Streptomyces sp. TLI_171 and carries:
- a CDS encoding GNAT family N-acetyltransferase — its product is MTTAPARPAQSSSARGRATAAADQQPSYQLAFARTAEDVRAAQRLRHQVFADEMGAVLNSPLPGLDADPFDEFCDHLLVREQPSGEVVGTYRLLRPEQARRAGRLYSDTEFDLARLGGLRDGMVEVGRSCIAEPHRGNGAVINLMWGGIARYMTATGNAWLAGCCSVPLADGGATAAGVWDAVSAKHLAPQEYRVAPLRPWSAEGVARQGRTPVPALLRGYLRLGAWVCGEPAYDPDFNVADLYVLLSLERTDPRYLRHFLAAAADLPISAIIGNSGTAGGTSAGASGTATAA
- the mptB gene encoding polyprenol phosphomannose-dependent alpha 1,6 mannosyltransferase MptB codes for the protein MPNTGANAYPSRYRWLGLLGSLALAGGGLTSGALPAADTGPTLRASGGAGTVLVFAGLAVLTAAWLLLGRPADGQPPPRARWLAATLAWWAAPLLLLPPLFSRDVYSYLAQGALLESGFDVYTVGPAALGGAVAQQVPHVWQDTPAPYGPGFMLLARATAPLAEHPYAGTLLLRLTAVLAVAALAALLVALARAIGADPAAALRLGALNPLVLLHLIAGAHNDAPPLALMLGGLLAAARRRPLLAAALVTAAALVKAPALLALPAVWWLVAHDRAGPRRLRAAGQVLAAAAVTTAAVTAAAGTGYGWITALTTPATATSWSLTSSFGRTLADLTGAAPAATVTTVRLLGLALAAATILLLALRVGRAEHDPLAALALGFGALVALGPAFRPWYALWCLVPAALAARTPNARRLAELACLIMAFTVMPDGFGPDSAELVLTAGGLAIGAFTVLLAERQMAFQERQLAC